Proteins from one Oscillatoria nigro-viridis PCC 7112 genomic window:
- a CDS encoding HD domain-containing phosphohydrolase: MNSESTLARLQATLPDGKLPSSYGVYFKNTLVALCHALEDHILQTSGGDDIELKPLVLVTFQQGKWYLQEADRYLDIANASRHVVIGAVADSGFATHKTGQLENVSLINLDENDPIIEEWNLIILAPTYKAMVLCRELSAEEYLPEGKPEVDTERKFYGLWSFDQSLVSAAAEIFIEQTRHYNSPLADSLLAMYRDIQATIGPPLADISGVVSRIVTYLQSSQQQMVAINRQTRELWELEGQALRVSRNLNANKLQAFLRMAQRVDERDTSNPTASLQVAALSETLGQLLDLPALQLRRLRLAGLLFRVGLVSAPNEVFDRTPDGFDPATFSFWRDRSFIGSQLLQAMPELAPVAEIVKHQLEYWDGSGRPDGLRAEAIPIASRILGLVADFQELTQPRGDRPALSLSEALEQCRELSGTRFDPALVETLSNVVRLAEMGLMQLPNRPSQLPNVWLEDLGDRTTATAPAL; this comes from the coding sequence ATGAATTCAGAATCAACTCTCGCTAGACTACAAGCTACACTTCCCGACGGAAAACTGCCTTCTAGCTACGGGGTATACTTCAAAAACACCCTAGTAGCCCTGTGTCACGCCCTAGAAGACCACATTTTGCAAACTAGCGGCGGGGACGATATCGAACTCAAACCCCTAGTTTTGGTGACGTTTCAGCAGGGTAAATGGTATTTACAGGAAGCCGATCGCTACCTAGATATTGCTAATGCCTCTCGGCACGTTGTCATCGGTGCGGTAGCCGACAGCGGTTTCGCTACCCACAAAACCGGGCAATTAGAAAATGTATCTTTAATAAATCTCGATGAGAACGACCCCATAATCGAAGAATGGAATTTAATCATTCTCGCCCCGACATACAAAGCCATGGTGCTTTGCCGCGAACTTTCAGCCGAGGAATACTTGCCAGAGGGCAAGCCTGAAGTAGATACAGAACGAAAGTTCTACGGTTTGTGGTCGTTTGACCAGTCTTTGGTTTCGGCTGCAGCAGAAATTTTTATAGAACAGACGCGACATTACAACTCTCCCCTAGCCGACAGTTTGCTGGCAATGTACCGCGACATCCAGGCTACCATTGGCCCGCCCTTGGCAGACATTAGTGGCGTGGTATCGCGGATAGTCACTTACCTGCAAAGTTCTCAGCAGCAAATGGTAGCAATTAACCGCCAAACCCGCGAGTTGTGGGAATTGGAAGGTCAAGCTTTGCGCGTCAGCCGCAATTTGAACGCTAACAAACTTCAAGCTTTTCTGCGGATGGCCCAGCGCGTGGACGAACGCGATACCTCAAATCCTACAGCGTCTTTGCAGGTGGCGGCTTTGTCGGAAACTTTGGGTCAACTGCTGGATTTGCCGGCTTTGCAGTTGCGGAGGCTGCGGCTGGCTGGATTGTTATTTCGAGTCGGCTTAGTTTCGGCCCCGAATGAGGTGTTCGATCGCACTCCCGATGGTTTTGACCCAGCAACTTTCTCATTTTGGCGCGATCGCAGTTTCATTGGTTCCCAACTGCTGCAAGCAATGCCGGAACTAGCACCTGTAGCGGAAATTGTCAAGCACCAACTCGAATATTGGGACGGCAGCGGCAGACCAGACGGTTTGCGAGCCGAAGCGATACCGATTGCTTCGCGGATTTTGGGGTTGGTCGCTGATTTTCAAGAACTGACTCAACCGCGCGGCGATCGTCCGGCTTTGAGTTTGAGCGAAGCTTTGGAACAGTGCCGGGAACTGTCGGGAACTCGCTTCGATCCGGCTTTGGTGGAAACTCTCAGCAACGTCGTCAGACTGGCAGAAATGGGTTTGATGCAGTTACCGAACCGCCCTAGCCAACTGCCTAACGTGTGGTTGGAGGATTTGGGCGATCGAACGACCGCGACCGCTCCGGCATTGTAA
- a CDS encoding RNA-guided endonuclease InsQ/TnpB family protein, producing MLVFEFKASGKKQQFDAVDEAIRTVQFIRNKALRFWMENEKVDKYALNKYSAVLAKEFPFCDELNSMARQSSSERAWSAISRFYDNCKKKVPGKKGFPQFQKHNRSVEYKTTGWRLADDRKSITFTDKKGIGKLKLKGTRDLHFSQRSQIKRVRLVRRADGYYVQFCIQVDRSEKIEITGNAIGLDVGLKEFYTDSNGIAVDNPRFLRKGERRLKKAQKRVSKRVKGSQNRKKARAILGKRHLKISRQRKDFAVKLARCVIQSNDCVVYEDLRIKNMVKNHCLAKSINDASWYMFRIWLEYFGKVFGRITIAVPANGTSQECSSCGTIVKKSLSTRTHACRCGLVLDRDWNAAKNILSRGLSTAGHVGTWILDPNACGELTATDVEVILHRQVDSANQESPRL from the coding sequence ATGTTAGTTTTTGAGTTCAAAGCATCGGGTAAAAAGCAGCAATTTGACGCTGTAGACGAAGCAATTAGAACAGTGCAGTTCATCCGAAACAAAGCACTGCGGTTTTGGATGGAAAACGAAAAAGTTGATAAATACGCATTGAACAAGTATAGCGCTGTTTTAGCTAAGGAATTCCCGTTTTGCGACGAATTGAACAGCATGGCTCGACAATCGAGCTCAGAAAGAGCGTGGTCGGCAATCTCCCGATTCTACGACAACTGCAAAAAGAAAGTCCCAGGCAAAAAAGGATTCCCGCAATTCCAGAAACACAACCGCTCCGTCGAATACAAGACTACGGGCTGGCGTCTGGCAGACGACCGGAAATCAATCACTTTTACCGATAAAAAAGGAATCGGAAAGCTCAAGTTAAAAGGAACGCGCGACTTACATTTCTCTCAGCGCAGTCAAATCAAACGAGTACGTTTGGTGAGACGGGCAGACGGATATTATGTCCAGTTTTGCATTCAAGTTGACCGTTCTGAAAAGATTGAAATCACGGGTAACGCCATCGGGTTAGATGTAGGACTTAAAGAGTTTTACACTGACTCAAATGGCATTGCAGTCGATAACCCGCGTTTCCTCCGCAAGGGAGAACGCAGGTTGAAGAAAGCCCAAAAACGAGTTTCAAAACGAGTCAAGGGTTCGCAAAACAGAAAAAAAGCTAGAGCGATTCTAGGGAAGCGCCACCTCAAAATCAGCAGACAGCGTAAAGATTTTGCCGTGAAGTTGGCAAGATGCGTCATCCAGTCTAACGACTGTGTAGTCTACGAAGATTTGAGGATTAAAAATATGGTGAAGAATCACTGTCTGGCAAAATCGATTAACGACGCATCTTGGTATATGTTCCGAATTTGGTTGGAATATTTTGGCAAAGTATTCGGAAGAATTACGATTGCTGTGCCAGCTAACGGAACAAGTCAAGAATGCTCTAGTTGCGGAACAATTGTTAAGAAAAGTCTCTCAACGCGAACCCACGCTTGTCGGTGTGGGCTTGTCCTTGACAGAGATTGGAACGCAGCTAAAAACATCCTGAGTCGGGGATTGAGTACGGCGGGGCACGTCGGAACTTGGATCTTAGATCCGAACGCTTGTGGAGAATTGACCGCTACCGATGTTGAAGTAATTCTGCACCGGCAAGTCGATTCTGCGAATCAAGAATCTCCTCGGCTTTAG
- a CDS encoding pentapeptide repeat-containing protein: MTNDLEAIRKGKILMLAGTDLAGKDLAGSDLADANLSQANLSGANLVGANLQRAVLRANLRGADLSGADLRGADFRNADLRGASFANALVRDASFGGAFLTGASIGNLDLSGVDLRGADLRGAALARAILHSADLSHANLSGADLSGADLEEAILNGAVLRGANLTGANLLCATIEQTLWDGALLDRACLQGTPLSL; this comes from the coding sequence ATGACTAATGACCTCGAAGCCATACGCAAAGGCAAAATTTTGATGTTGGCCGGCACTGATTTAGCCGGCAAAGACTTAGCGGGATCGGATCTCGCCGATGCTAACTTGTCTCAAGCAAACTTGAGTGGAGCTAATCTCGTCGGCGCTAACTTGCAGCGGGCCGTATTGCGAGCCAACCTCCGAGGGGCTGACTTGAGCGGTGCTGACTTGCGAGGCGCAGATTTTCGCAATGCCGATTTGCGGGGAGCTTCCTTCGCTAACGCTTTAGTCCGCGACGCAAGTTTTGGGGGTGCTTTTTTGACGGGGGCATCGATCGGCAATTTGGATTTGAGCGGTGTCGATTTGCGCGGCGCCGATTTGCGGGGCGCTGCTTTGGCTCGGGCAATTTTGCACTCCGCCGATTTGAGCCATGCCAATTTGTCCGGCGCAGATTTGTCAGGAGCTGACTTGGAAGAAGCGATCCTGAATGGAGCCGTACTGCGCGGCGCTAACCTGACGGGGGCTAATTTGCTTTGCGCCACGATCGAACAAACCCTTTGGGATGGAGCGTTGCTCGATCGCGCCTGTCTCCAAGGCACCCCCCTGAGCCTTTAA
- a CDS encoding LmeA family phospholipid-binding protein: MVAALFSGTSFQGQSGDRLVSKVAGAAIAALFKRSEKAEANIRVEPVAKLLQGSIDGFDFVGKGMLMYNGLRIEVMELYLQAVSIDFGAIFAGQVKLRQPTQANMRVVLSRSDLTTSFNTPFVVEKLQKLKYQEQSLHFQNTEVSFGTDKSIRLQSEITVGDASEPVKIDITAQLQVEDRRKIQFVSVTYGGDGQAVDLGQAIIAHVNNLLDLDKFALEGTQLRVDRCRVQNDELVFYGWAGIEQFPKGKR, from the coding sequence ATGGTAGCAGCTTTGTTTAGCGGTACATCCTTTCAAGGTCAAAGTGGCGATCGCCTTGTTAGTAAAGTAGCAGGAGCTGCGATCGCAGCCTTATTCAAGCGTTCTGAAAAGGCCGAGGCCAACATCCGAGTCGAACCAGTAGCCAAACTCTTGCAGGGAAGCATCGACGGTTTCGACTTCGTTGGCAAAGGTATGTTGATGTACAACGGCCTCCGCATAGAAGTGATGGAACTCTACCTGCAAGCAGTCTCCATAGATTTTGGGGCAATTTTTGCAGGTCAAGTGAAATTGCGCCAGCCTACCCAGGCAAATATGCGAGTAGTCTTAAGTCGATCGGATTTAACCACCTCATTCAATACACCTTTTGTAGTTGAAAAACTCCAGAAGCTGAAGTACCAAGAGCAATCTCTGCACTTTCAAAACACTGAAGTCAGCTTCGGAACCGACAAATCAATTCGGCTTCAGTCCGAAATTACCGTAGGCGATGCCAGCGAACCGGTCAAAATAGATATTACTGCTCAATTGCAAGTAGAAGACAGACGCAAAATCCAATTTGTCAGCGTTACTTACGGCGGTGACGGGCAAGCAGTAGACTTGGGCCAAGCGATCATTGCCCACGTAAATAACTTGCTAGACTTAGACAAATTTGCCTTAGAAGGCACTCAACTGCGAGTAGACCGCTGCCGAGTTCAGAACGACGAGCTGGTTTTCTACGGTTGGGCTGGCATCGAACAGTTCCCCAAAGGCAAGCGCTAA
- a CDS encoding DUF1816 domain-containing protein, whose product MFEISMLGMFFTAFWLLAQPASSSRRDEWWVEVDTDSPKRTYYFGPYDSREEASDRSTGYIRDLENKGAKKITINLKQGSQPTQLRASEES is encoded by the coding sequence ATGTTTGAAATCTCTATGTTGGGTATGTTTTTCACGGCTTTCTGGCTGCTAGCTCAACCTGCTAGCAGCAGCCGACGCGACGAATGGTGGGTAGAAGTTGATACAGATTCGCCAAAGCGTACCTATTACTTTGGGCCCTATGACAGCAGAGAGGAAGCTTCCGACAGATCGACCGGCTACATCCGAGACCTGGAGAACAAAGGAGCTAAAAAAATTACCATCAACCTCAAACAAGGTAGCCAACCTACTCAGCTAAGAGCTAGCGAAGAGTCTTGA
- a CDS encoding DnaJ C-terminal domain-containing protein, which translates to MAATDFKDYYAILGLNKTASSDEIKKTFRKLARKYHPDMNPGNKEAEARFKEVNEAYEVLSDPEKRKKYDQYGQYWKQAATTPGGWPGGGSTNVDFGGVDFSEYGSFDEFINALLGRAGSSPGSARNAKWNYSNYRSTSGGPTGFGGFEDFAGYENRSAGSSLDTEVAISLTLGEAFRGTSKRVATGEVSIPAGVKTGSKIRIKGKGQVDPYTKQQGDLYLKLEVLPHAFFQFEGENLVCEVPITPDEAVLGASMEVPAPEGRITVKVPAGIRSGQSLRLRGKGWPKPKKNERTDLLVKIAIVPPKEISSVERECYEKIKANRTFNPRSNLNQMVL; encoded by the coding sequence ATGGCTGCAACAGATTTTAAAGACTATTACGCTATTTTGGGACTCAACAAAACTGCCAGTTCTGACGAAATTAAAAAAACTTTCCGCAAACTAGCCCGCAAATATCACCCGGACATGAACCCCGGGAACAAAGAAGCCGAAGCTCGTTTTAAAGAAGTAAACGAAGCTTACGAAGTTCTCTCAGACCCTGAAAAACGCAAAAAATACGACCAATACGGTCAATACTGGAAGCAAGCTGCCACAACTCCAGGTGGATGGCCGGGCGGGGGCAGTACGAATGTAGACTTTGGCGGGGTTGACTTCAGCGAGTACGGCAGTTTTGACGAATTTATCAATGCCTTGCTAGGTCGCGCAGGTAGTAGTCCGGGTAGTGCCCGCAACGCCAAGTGGAATTACAGCAACTACCGCAGCACCAGCGGCGGGCCCACAGGTTTTGGGGGATTTGAAGATTTCGCGGGGTACGAAAACCGCAGTGCCGGAAGCTCTCTCGACACCGAGGTCGCCATTTCCCTGACTCTGGGAGAAGCATTTCGGGGAACTTCTAAGCGAGTCGCCACGGGCGAAGTTTCGATTCCAGCAGGAGTGAAAACCGGCAGTAAAATTCGGATCAAAGGCAAAGGTCAAGTTGACCCATACACGAAGCAGCAGGGAGATTTGTACCTAAAATTAGAAGTTTTGCCTCACGCTTTCTTCCAGTTTGAGGGAGAGAATTTGGTCTGCGAAGTGCCGATAACTCCCGACGAAGCGGTGTTGGGAGCTTCAATGGAAGTGCCGGCGCCTGAAGGTAGGATCACTGTGAAAGTTCCTGCGGGGATTCGTTCGGGTCAGTCTTTGCGGTTGCGGGGCAAAGGATGGCCGAAACCGAAGAAAAACGAGCGGACTGATTTGTTGGTAAAAATTGCGATCGTGCCACCGAAAGAAATTAGCAGTGTAGAACGCGAATGCTATGAAAAAATCAAAGCAAATCGCACTTTTAATCCTCGCAGTAATCTCAATCAGATGGTGCTTTGA
- a CDS encoding glucose-1-phosphate adenylyltransferase: protein MKKVLAIILGGGVGTRLYPLTKLRAKPAVPLAGKYRLIDIPLSNCINSEIVKIYVLTQFNSASLNRHIARTYQFSGFTEGFAEVLAAQQTQENPNWFQGTADAVRQYLWLLEEWDVDEYLILSGDHLYRMDYQKFVQRHRETNADITLSVLPMDEKRASDFGLMKIDDNGRIISFSEKPKGDALKQMQVDTTKLGLTAQQAQESPYIASMGIYVFKKEVLIKLLKESPTQTDFGKEIIPNNAKDHNVQAYLFDDYWEDIGTIEAFYEANLALTKQPKPPFSFYDENAPIYTRPRFLPPTKLLDTHVTESIIAEGCILKQCRIDHSVLGVRSRIEAGCTIQDTLVMGADFYEPDAERHSSLDSGGVALGIGANTTIRRAIVDKNARIGRNVQIINKDQVEEANRENQGFYIRSGIVVVLKNATIPDGTII, encoded by the coding sequence TTGAAAAAAGTTTTAGCCATCATCCTCGGTGGCGGTGTAGGCACCCGCCTTTACCCCCTAACCAAATTGCGAGCCAAACCCGCAGTTCCCCTCGCAGGCAAATATCGCCTCATCGATATTCCTCTCAGCAACTGCATCAACTCGGAAATAGTCAAAATCTACGTCCTCACCCAATTCAACTCGGCATCCCTGAACCGTCACATCGCTCGCACCTACCAGTTTTCCGGCTTCACCGAAGGATTTGCCGAGGTGCTCGCCGCCCAGCAAACTCAGGAAAACCCCAACTGGTTTCAAGGGACAGCCGACGCAGTTCGTCAATATCTGTGGCTGTTAGAAGAGTGGGACGTTGACGAATACTTAATTCTTTCGGGCGATCACCTCTACCGCATGGACTACCAGAAGTTTGTGCAGAGACACCGCGAAACCAACGCCGATATCACCCTCTCAGTTTTGCCTATGGACGAGAAGCGGGCCTCGGATTTCGGTTTGATGAAAATCGACGACAACGGCCGCATTATTTCTTTCAGCGAAAAGCCAAAAGGTGATGCGCTCAAACAAATGCAGGTGGATACTACTAAACTGGGACTGACAGCGCAGCAGGCTCAGGAAAGTCCTTACATTGCTTCGATGGGGATTTACGTCTTCAAAAAAGAAGTTCTGATTAAACTTCTGAAAGAATCTCCCACCCAAACAGATTTTGGTAAAGAGATTATTCCGAATAATGCAAAAGACCACAACGTTCAAGCTTATTTGTTTGACGATTATTGGGAAGATATCGGAACCATTGAGGCTTTTTACGAGGCTAACTTGGCTCTGACAAAACAGCCTAAGCCGCCTTTCAGTTTCTACGATGAAAATGCGCCGATTTATACTCGCCCGCGTTTCTTACCGCCGACTAAGCTTTTAGATACTCATGTGACGGAATCGATTATTGCTGAAGGCTGCATTCTCAAACAGTGCCGGATCGACCATTCTGTGTTGGGAGTTCGATCGCGCATTGAAGCTGGATGTACGATTCAAGACACCCTGGTGATGGGTGCTGACTTTTACGAACCCGACGCCGAACGGCATTCTAGTTTGGACAGCGGCGGCGTCGCCCTCGGTATCGGTGCAAATACTACAATTCGCCGCGCGATTGTGGATAAAAATGCCCGCATTGGCCGCAATGTTCAAATAATTAATAAAGACCAAGTGGAAGAAGCCAACCGCGAAAACCAAGGTTTTTACATCCGCAGCGGCATTGTCGTAGTCCTGAAAAATGCCACGATTCCTGATGGAACTATCATTTAG
- a CDS encoding glycoside hydrolase family 13 protein yields the protein MQIQTPDWVKHAVFYQIFPDRFAKSKQPRKRLLQNFMWEEWHEIPTLQGYKGGDLWGVMEQLDYLQDLGINAIYFTPIFQSACNHRYHTHDYYQVDPMLGGNPAFKELLDAAHDRNIKIVLDGVFNHASRGFFFFHDILENGPHSPWLDWFKIEGWPLSAYDGNFPANYAGWDGNRALPVFNHDNPEVREYIMEIAEYWIKFGIDGWRLDVPFEIKSPGFWQEFRDRVKAINPEAYIVGEVWEDAREWLDGTQFDGVMNYLFAAPTIAFAAGDRVDLAQIEGRSYHPYPALFAKQYGQKIQQVLELYPWQIQLTQLNLLASHDTARLLSIAGGDKASVELATLLLLTFPGAPSIYYGDEVGLPGALDPDSRRGFPLQARWELDVLDYHKQLIALRHKYAALRTGSYQILFAEGTVYVFARILGDEEIVVAVNVATEEANISFEAANLKSPHEKLLFGKGEFVWKGEGETRHLELMLPARSGLILGSDN from the coding sequence ATGCAAATTCAAACGCCGGACTGGGTTAAACACGCCGTATTCTACCAAATATTCCCCGATCGCTTCGCCAAAAGCAAACAGCCCCGCAAACGCCTGCTGCAAAACTTCATGTGGGAAGAATGGCACGAGATCCCCACCCTCCAAGGCTACAAAGGCGGAGACTTGTGGGGCGTGATGGAACAGCTAGACTACTTGCAAGACTTAGGCATTAACGCAATTTATTTCACCCCCATATTTCAGTCGGCCTGCAATCACCGCTACCACACCCACGACTACTATCAAGTCGATCCGATGTTGGGCGGCAATCCGGCTTTTAAAGAGCTTCTAGACGCCGCTCACGATCGCAACATCAAAATCGTCCTCGACGGCGTATTCAACCACGCCAGCCGCGGCTTTTTCTTCTTTCACGACATCCTCGAAAACGGCCCGCATTCTCCTTGGCTGGATTGGTTTAAAATTGAAGGCTGGCCGCTATCCGCCTACGACGGCAATTTTCCTGCTAACTATGCCGGTTGGGACGGGAATCGAGCCCTTCCTGTATTCAATCACGACAATCCAGAAGTGCGAGAATACATCATGGAAATCGCCGAATATTGGATTAAATTTGGCATCGACGGCTGGCGGCTGGACGTTCCTTTTGAAATTAAAAGCCCGGGATTTTGGCAGGAATTTCGCGATCGAGTTAAAGCAATTAATCCCGAAGCTTACATTGTCGGCGAAGTTTGGGAAGATGCGAGAGAATGGCTCGACGGTACTCAATTTGACGGGGTGATGAATTATCTGTTTGCTGCGCCGACTATTGCTTTTGCAGCGGGCGACAGAGTTGATTTAGCTCAAATTGAAGGTCGTTCTTACCATCCCTATCCGGCGCTTTTTGCTAAACAGTACGGCCAAAAAATTCAGCAGGTTTTAGAACTGTACCCGTGGCAGATACAGCTAACTCAACTTAATTTGTTGGCCAGCCACGATACAGCTAGGTTGCTGTCAATTGCTGGGGGAGACAAAGCTAGCGTCGAACTTGCAACTTTGCTGCTGTTAACTTTTCCTGGAGCTCCCAGCATTTACTACGGCGATGAAGTTGGTTTGCCCGGTGCTCTAGATCCCGATTCTCGTCGCGGTTTTCCCTTACAAGCTCGATGGGAACTTGATGTTTTAGATTATCACAAGCAGTTGATAGCTTTGCGGCACAAATACGCTGCCCTCCGTACTGGATCGTACCAAATTCTGTTTGCTGAGGGAACGGTTTACGTTTTTGCCAGAATTTTGGGGGATGAAGAAATAGTTGTTGCTGTCAATGTCGCGACAGAAGAAGCTAATATTAGCTTTGAGGCAGCTAATTTGAAATCTCCTCACGAGAAATTGCTGTTTGGGAAAGGCGAGTTTGTTTGGAAAGGTGAAGGGGAAACTCGGCATTTAGAATTGATGCTGCCGGCGCGATCGGGATTGATTTTAGGTTCGGATAATTAG
- a CDS encoding fasciclin domain-containing protein: MADIVQTATNAGSFKTLVTVIEAAGLLDLLQSPGPYTVLAPTDEAFAKIPTNTIASWLEDIPKLKKILTYHILFGEVLTENLLELSSAETVEGSVVGIDTSDGIKVNEAKVITPDLLADNGVIHIIDAVLIPALVAAS; the protein is encoded by the coding sequence ATGGCTGATATTGTCCAGACTGCCACCAATGCCGGCTCTTTCAAAACACTCGTGACTGTTATTGAAGCGGCTGGTTTGTTAGATTTATTGCAAAGTCCGGGCCCCTACACCGTCTTAGCACCAACTGACGAGGCATTTGCCAAAATTCCTACGAACACTATTGCCTCTTGGCTGGAAGACATACCCAAGCTCAAAAAAATTCTGACTTATCACATTCTGTTTGGCGAGGTACTAACTGAGAATTTGCTTGAGTTAAGTTCTGCTGAAACAGTGGAAGGTTCTGTGGTGGGAATTGATACTTCTGACGGCATTAAAGTGAATGAGGCTAAAGTTATCACTCCAGATCTTCTTGCCGACAATGGCGTCATCCATATCATTGATGCGGTGCTCATACCAGCATTGGTTGCAGCATCATAA
- a CDS encoding DUF2358 domain-containing protein, translated as MQVEQAVDTLKADLPTLFEKDISYDIYTKDVYFQDPVNKFKGKINYRIIFWTLRFHGQLFFSEIYFDLHDVGQTAHDTIVANWTVRGTLRVPWKARIFFNGYSTYKLDKDGLIYEHIDTWDREPGEILKQFFRKGEEATQV; from the coding sequence ATGCAGGTAGAACAAGCAGTAGACACCCTGAAAGCGGATCTCCCGACGCTTTTTGAGAAAGACATCTCCTACGACATCTACACAAAAGATGTTTATTTTCAAGACCCTGTTAACAAATTTAAAGGAAAAATCAACTATCGCATTATCTTTTGGACTCTGCGATTTCACGGGCAGCTATTCTTTAGCGAGATTTACTTCGACCTGCACGACGTAGGTCAGACAGCCCATGATACTATTGTGGCAAATTGGACTGTTCGCGGGACACTGCGGGTTCCCTGGAAAGCTCGGATTTTTTTTAACGGCTACTCTACTTATAAACTGGATAAAGACGGCTTAATTTACGAACATATCGACACCTGGGACAGAGAGCCCGGAGAGATTTTAAAGCAATTTTTCCGCAAGGGGGAGGAGGCGACCCAAGTATAA
- a CDS encoding histidinol-phosphate transaminase, whose product MLPFIRKDLAELTAYTPHPGGTSGEPAHSESAIDRLDTNECPYDLPEELKKKLAWTYQQLIETNRYPDGGHAALKEAIAEYVNESITIPPLGGVTLPKTAITADNISVGNGSDELIRSILIATCLGGTGSILVANPTFSMYGIIAQTLGIPVASVQRKEENFEIDIEAAKRAIWQNQNPPVRAVFVVHPNSPTANALTANEIEWLESLPSEILVVIDEAYFEFSQNTLADQLHHHPNWIILRTFSKAFRLASMRVGYAIAHPELAATLEKIRLPYNLPSFSQTAAELALAQRQLLLAVIPEIIAERTQLIAALTQHQKLQVWPSAANFVYLRVKAGEGESAEQEHKQIMQQLKERGTLIRHTGGGLRITVGSPEENQRTVDRIAAIFN is encoded by the coding sequence ATGCTTCCCTTTATCCGAAAAGATTTAGCCGAACTTACCGCATACACTCCCCATCCGGGCGGCACATCAGGAGAACCAGCGCACTCGGAAAGTGCGATCGATCGCCTCGATACCAACGAATGCCCCTACGACTTGCCAGAGGAATTAAAAAAAAAGCTAGCTTGGACTTACCAGCAGTTAATTGAGACAAATCGCTATCCCGACGGAGGCCACGCAGCGCTCAAAGAGGCGATCGCCGAATATGTCAATGAATCAATCACAATCCCCCCGCTAGGGGGGGTTACACTGCCCAAAACCGCCATTACAGCCGACAATATTTCTGTGGGAAACGGTTCCGACGAACTAATTAGATCCATCTTAATAGCTACTTGTTTAGGCGGTACAGGCTCTATTTTGGTAGCGAATCCCACCTTTTCGATGTATGGAATAATCGCCCAAACCCTCGGCATTCCCGTTGCGAGTGTTCAGCGGAAAGAGGAGAATTTTGAAATCGATATCGAGGCGGCTAAAAGGGCGATCTGGCAAAATCAAAATCCCCCCGTGCGCGCCGTCTTTGTCGTTCATCCCAATTCCCCCACAGCCAATGCTTTGACAGCAAATGAAATAGAATGGTTGGAAAGTTTGCCGTCAGAAATATTAGTAGTAATTGACGAAGCTTATTTTGAATTCAGTCAAAATACTTTAGCAGACCAATTGCACCATCACCCGAATTGGATAATTTTACGCACATTTTCCAAAGCATTTCGATTGGCATCAATGAGAGTCGGATATGCGATCGCCCATCCCGAACTCGCAGCCACCTTAGAAAAAATCCGTCTCCCCTACAACCTTCCCAGCTTCTCGCAAACGGCAGCCGAGTTGGCCCTAGCGCAGCGACAGTTATTACTGGCAGTAATTCCCGAAATTATCGCAGAGCGAACCCAATTAATTGCAGCGCTAACTCAGCATCAAAAATTGCAAGTTTGGCCGAGTGCGGCTAACTTCGTTTACCTGCGGGTAAAAGCCGGTGAGGGCGAATCTGCCGAACAGGAACACAAACAAATCATGCAGCAGCTAAAAGAGCGAGGGACTTTAATTAGGCATACTGGAGGAGGTTTGCGAATTACGGTGGGTAGCCCGGAGGAAAATCAGCGGACGGTCGATCGAATCGCAGCGATTTTTAATTGA
- a CDS encoding WGxxGxxG family protein has translation MKVKPSDISKNTAATLIALSLAVLPSAMPASAQTNSAPTQNNTDSNRVVLDRTPFQESKNDNNHWGALGLLGILGLANLFRKDEPKRYRDPMG, from the coding sequence ATGAAAGTCAAGCCTTCCGATATATCTAAAAATACCGCCGCTACCCTGATAGCTTTGAGTTTGGCTGTTCTCCCTTCAGCTATGCCTGCCTCAGCTCAAACTAACTCAGCTCCGACCCAGAACAATACTGATTCTAATCGAGTTGTTCTAGACAGAACTCCCTTTCAAGAAAGCAAAAACGACAACAATCATTGGGGTGCTTTGGGTTTGTTGGGCATCCTCGGTTTGGCGAATCTGTTTCGCAAGGATGAACCCAAACGCTACCGCGATCCGATGGGATAA